One Desulforhopalus sp. DNA segment encodes these proteins:
- a CDS encoding NapC/NirT family cytochrome c yields the protein MAENTPETSGQQENGAEKLSLQEQIGLSAKTPLGLCGIGLTTACIVLTLLGVIAHMSGMVSNPYTAIVTFLVFPAGIICGLLLIPLSGYFRRKKWFGGNINKGHVVIDFNKKNHRKTMVLLLVLSIVNVVVFSLLMYEAYHFAESDYFCGAICHTVMMPEYTAYQRSPHSKVGCVSCHIGSGAEWFVKAKISGLRQVKGVITGDYSRPIATPVHNMRPAHDTCGSCHNAATFHDKTTKQFVSFKNDSQEKPQVQDIALHLGGKNPATGTFEGIHWHADKNLKIEYQVLDEKRTSVGDIKVSRADGTTETYIADGKSAEAGKAHWRTMDCIDCHNRPTHIYDDPQERVDFGLKSKKIDPTIAGIREDSLEALKKEYKSRDEAKKQIGETLMALQTKRHGAEVVTKNQKALAAASAFLVETYLGNIWPDMKITWGAYKSHLGHQDEGEGFGCFRCHDDEHQTKDGKAISQSCDLCHDEP from the coding sequence ATGGCCGAGAATACACCGGAGACTTCAGGGCAACAAGAGAATGGGGCGGAGAAGCTTTCTCTGCAGGAACAGATAGGTCTGTCGGCCAAGACACCGCTCGGCCTCTGCGGCATCGGACTGACCACCGCCTGTATTGTTCTGACCCTTCTCGGGGTCATAGCGCATATGTCGGGGATGGTCAGCAACCCCTATACGGCGATTGTCACCTTTCTGGTCTTTCCCGCCGGTATCATCTGCGGCCTTTTGCTCATCCCGCTTTCTGGATATTTCCGGCGGAAAAAGTGGTTTGGCGGCAACATCAACAAGGGCCATGTGGTCATCGATTTCAACAAGAAGAATCACCGGAAGACGATGGTCCTGCTCCTGGTGCTGTCGATTGTCAATGTCGTGGTCTTTTCCCTGCTGATGTATGAGGCCTACCATTTCGCCGAATCGGATTATTTCTGCGGCGCCATCTGCCATACGGTGATGATGCCCGAGTACACCGCCTATCAGCGTTCCCCGCATAGCAAGGTCGGCTGCGTTTCCTGTCATATCGGCTCCGGTGCCGAGTGGTTCGTCAAGGCGAAGATCTCTGGCTTGCGCCAGGTGAAGGGGGTCATCACCGGCGATTACAGCCGGCCGATAGCAACACCGGTTCATAACATGCGACCGGCCCACGACACCTGCGGCAGTTGTCATAATGCGGCGACCTTCCACGACAAAACCACCAAACAATTTGTCAGCTTTAAAAACGATTCCCAGGAAAAACCCCAGGTTCAGGATATTGCCCTGCATCTCGGCGGCAAAAATCCGGCGACAGGGACTTTCGAAGGCATCCACTGGCATGCCGACAAGAACCTGAAGATCGAATACCAGGTCCTTGACGAGAAGCGAACCTCCGTTGGCGATATCAAAGTAAGCAGGGCCGATGGTACGACCGAGACCTATATCGCTGACGGCAAAAGCGCCGAGGCCGGCAAGGCCCATTGGCGGACCATGGATTGTATCGATTGCCACAACCGGCCGACCCATATCTACGACGATCCGCAGGAAAGGGTGGACTTTGGGTTGAAAAGCAAGAAGATCGATCCGACCATTGCCGGTATCCGTGAAGACAGTCTGGAGGCGCTGAAGAAGGAATATAAATCCCGCGACGAGGCGAAAAAGCAGATCGGCGAGACCTTGATGGCCCTTCAGACCAAGCGGCACGGTGCGGAAGTCGTCACCAAAAACCAAAAGGCCCTGGCCGCCGCCTCGGCATTCTTGGTTGAAACCTATCTCGGCAATATCTGGCCGGATATGAAGATTACCTGGGGTGCCTACAAAAGCCACCTCGGCCATCAGGATGAGGGCGAAGGCTTTGGCTGCTTCCGCTGCCACGACGATGAGCATCAGACCAAGGACGGCAAGGCGATTTCCCAGAGCTGTGATCTGTGCCACGACGAGCCGTAA
- the pstB gene encoding phosphate ABC transporter ATP-binding protein PstB has translation MEERIFARPVDRKTVGSPFVENPRMTCRDVDVYYGEKQAIKKVSIDVGQNQVLAMIGPSGCGKSTFLRCLNRMNDTVSACRVEGEICLDGADIYHPSVDVVPLRARVGMVFQKPNPFPKSIYDNVAYGPRIHGLTRDKTELDEIVETSLIKAGLWEEVKDRLREPGTGLSGGQQQRLCIARAIAVSPEVILMDEPCSALDPIATAKIEELIAELRTQYSIVIVTHAMQQASRVSQRTAYFHLGDLIEVGPTDKIFTNPGHKLTEDYITGRFG, from the coding sequence ATGGAAGAGCGGATCTTCGCCCGCCCTGTCGACAGAAAGACGGTCGGCAGCCCCTTTGTCGAAAACCCACGGATGACCTGCCGCGATGTCGATGTCTATTACGGCGAAAAGCAGGCGATTAAAAAAGTCAGCATCGATGTCGGCCAAAATCAGGTTCTGGCGATGATCGGTCCCTCCGGCTGCGGCAAATCGACCTTCTTACGCTGCCTGAACAGAATGAACGACACCGTCTCCGCCTGCCGGGTCGAAGGCGAGATCTGCCTCGACGGCGCCGATATCTACCATCCCTCCGTTGATGTTGTGCCGCTACGGGCAAGGGTCGGCATGGTCTTCCAGAAGCCCAACCCCTTCCCGAAATCAATCTACGACAACGTCGCTTACGGTCCGCGCATTCATGGGCTGACCAGGGATAAAACCGAACTCGACGAGATCGTCGAGACCTCGCTGATCAAGGCAGGCCTGTGGGAGGAAGTCAAGGATCGGCTGCGCGAACCCGGCACCGGCCTTTCCGGCGGGCAGCAGCAGCGGCTGTGCATCGCCCGGGCCATTGCCGTCAGCCCGGAGGTCATCCTCATGGACGAGCCCTGCTCCGCCCTCGACCCCATCGCCACCGCCAAGATCGAAGAGCTGATTGCCGAACTGCGTACCCAGTATTCCATCGTCATCGTCACCCACGCCATGCAGCAGGCATCGCGGGTGTCGCAGCGCACCGCCTATTTCCACCTCGGCGATTTGATCGAGGTCGGGCCGACCGACAAGATCTTTACCAATCCCGGCCACAAACTGACCGAGGACTATATCACCGGCCGCTTCGGTTGA
- a CDS encoding substrate-binding domain-containing protein produces MKVSKLVVAGSMSLFMVSPALAARDYISIVGSSTVYPFATVVAEQYGKTGGAKTPKIESTGSGGGFKLFCSGVGVDFPDITNSSRAIKSSEAKTCADNGVKDIVEVKIGYDGIAVANAKTAPQLSLTRKDIFLALAKEVPDPADQTKFIANPYKTWKDVNSTLPDKKIEVLGPPPTSGTRDAFVELVMEEGGNTFESIKNLKKSDAKAHAKICQTVREDGAYVEAGENDNLIVQKLQANPNTLGIFGFSFLDQNGDVIQGSSIDGKTPTYEAIADGSYPVSRPLFFYVKKAHVEVIPGIKGYLAEFASEKAWGKEGYLADKGLIVMPDAERKQVAENVAKLKTMEIK; encoded by the coding sequence ATGAAGGTTTCAAAACTGGTAGTTGCAGGAAGTATGTCGTTATTCATGGTTAGCCCGGCCCTGGCCGCACGGGATTATATCTCGATTGTCGGCTCGTCCACCGTTTACCCCTTCGCCACCGTTGTCGCCGAGCAATATGGCAAAACCGGCGGTGCCAAGACCCCCAAAATCGAGTCTACCGGCTCGGGCGGCGGCTTCAAGCTTTTCTGCAGCGGCGTCGGCGTTGATTTCCCGGATATCACCAACTCATCACGGGCCATCAAGTCATCTGAGGCCAAGACCTGCGCCGACAACGGCGTCAAGGATATCGTCGAGGTGAAGATCGGTTATGACGGAATTGCTGTTGCCAACGCCAAGACCGCGCCTCAGCTCAGCCTCACCCGCAAGGATATCTTCCTGGCCCTGGCCAAAGAGGTACCGGATCCTGCCGACCAGACAAAGTTTATCGCCAACCCCTATAAAACCTGGAAGGACGTAAATTCCACCCTGCCCGACAAAAAGATCGAGGTTCTCGGACCGCCGCCAACCTCCGGAACCCGTGACGCCTTTGTCGAGCTGGTCATGGAAGAAGGTGGCAACACCTTTGAGTCCATCAAGAACCTGAAGAAATCCGACGCCAAGGCCCATGCCAAGATCTGCCAGACAGTCAGGGAAGACGGCGCCTATGTCGAGGCTGGGGAGAACGACAACCTGATCGTCCAAAAGCTCCAAGCCAACCCCAACACCTTGGGAATTTTCGGCTTCTCCTTCCTTGATCAAAACGGCGATGTCATTCAAGGCTCGTCCATCGACGGCAAGACCCCGACCTACGAGGCGATTGCCGACGGTTCCTACCCGGTATCACGCCCGCTGTTTTTCTATGTGAAGAAGGCCCATGTTGAGGTTATCCCGGGAATCAAAGGCTATCTCGCCGAGTTCGCAAGTGAAAAAGCCTGGGGCAAAGAGGGCTATCTGGCCGACAAGGGCCTGATCGTCATGCCCGATGCCGAGAGAAAGCAGGTCGCAGAGAATGTAGCAAAACTGAAAACCATGGAAATTAAGTAA
- the pstA gene encoding phosphate ABC transporter permease PstA — MPSKALQKRYRRDKWFRRIGLAAVTLSLSFIGLLFYQIIADGHSAFISTKIRLHVNFTEETFTKEKLAAADYPGLVKKSLAEMFPEVKERKDKKLLYALISSGAAHKLKEMVEADPKIIGTRQDVWVPANDDVDMLIKGKSDRNLPEENRRITDKQLAWLDTLQAQGRLEKQFNLTFFTSGDSREPELAGILGAVKGTFLTLLLTLSLAFPIGVAAAVYLEEFAPQNAWTDLIEVNINNLAAVPSIIFGLLGLAVFINFFGLPRSTPIVGGLVLALMTLPTIIIAGRASLKSVPPSIREAALGIGASKMQTVTHHVLPLALPGMLTGTIIGMAHALGETAPLLMIGMVAFIADIPGAFSDPAAVLPVQIYLWADSPERGFTEKTSAAIIILLCFLMTMNSLAVFLRKKFEIKW, encoded by the coding sequence ATGCCCAGCAAGGCGCTGCAGAAACGCTACCGCCGGGACAAATGGTTCCGGAGGATCGGCCTTGCCGCCGTTACCCTGTCGCTGTCGTTTATCGGCCTGCTGTTTTATCAGATCATCGCCGACGGCCACTCCGCCTTCATCTCCACTAAAATCCGTCTCCATGTCAATTTTACCGAGGAGACCTTTACCAAGGAAAAGCTGGCCGCAGCCGATTATCCCGGACTCGTCAAGAAGTCCCTGGCCGAGATGTTCCCCGAGGTTAAAGAGCGCAAGGACAAGAAACTCCTCTATGCCCTAATTAGTTCCGGAGCGGCCCATAAGCTAAAGGAAATGGTCGAGGCCGATCCGAAGATCATCGGCACCAGGCAGGATGTTTGGGTGCCCGCCAATGACGATGTCGACATGCTGATCAAGGGCAAGAGTGACCGCAACCTCCCCGAGGAAAACCGCCGCATTACCGACAAACAGCTGGCCTGGCTCGATACCCTGCAGGCTCAGGGACGGCTGGAAAAACAGTTCAACCTTACCTTTTTTACCAGCGGCGATTCCCGCGAACCGGAGCTGGCCGGCATTCTCGGGGCGGTGAAGGGCACCTTCCTCACCCTGCTCCTCACCTTGTCCCTGGCCTTTCCGATCGGTGTCGCCGCAGCGGTCTATCTGGAGGAGTTTGCACCGCAGAACGCCTGGACCGACCTTATCGAGGTCAATATCAATAACCTTGCCGCCGTGCCATCGATCATCTTCGGACTTCTTGGCCTTGCGGTCTTTATCAACTTTTTCGGACTTCCCCGTTCGACGCCGATTGTCGGCGGCCTGGTGCTTGCCCTGATGACCCTGCCGACCATCATCATCGCCGGCCGGGCCTCCCTGAAGTCGGTACCGCCGTCGATCCGTGAGGCAGCGCTTGGCATCGGCGCCTCGAAGATGCAGACGGTGACCCACCACGTGCTGCCGCTCGCCCTGCCGGGCATGTTGACCGGGACAATTATCGGCATGGCCCACGCCCTGGGTGAAACGGCGCCGCTGCTGATGATCGGCATGGTCGCCTTTATTGCCGACATCCCGGGGGCCTTTTCCGACCCGGCCGCGGTGCTGCCAGTACAGATCTATCTCTGGGCCGATAGCCCGGAACGGGGCTTCACCGAGAAGACCTCAGCGGCGATCATCATCTTATTGTGCTTTCTTATGACCATGAACAGCCTCGCTGTTTTCCTTCGTAAGAAATTTGAAATCAAATGGTAA
- the pstC gene encoding phosphate ABC transporter permease subunit PstC, with the protein MIYSFLLPSIFSLSVAAYFIGSRRARTIAGRCGGLREMHSLPTHYGVFAALCCALPALVLFAVWLGLEERVVTSLVTAELPAELSRLPANELSLIINEVKNIAFGGFTATSANPAIERAAEAYAAHLAGARYSVAMVIIATAIIPGCFALRQISMDLRARNLVEGIVKVVLFACSVVAVLTTIGIVLSVLFEALRFFQAISPTDFLFGRQWSPQIAMRADQAGSSGAFGAVPVFTGTILIALIAMLVAIPLGLLSAIYLSEYASPRLRNWAKPALEILAGIPTVVYGFFAALTVAPLIRDIGTSLGLTVSSESALAAGLIMGIMIIPFVSSLSDDVIHAVPQSLRDGSLALGATHFETIRHVVVPAALPGIVGSILLAVSRAVGETMIVVMAAGLSANLSFNPLTAVTTVTVQIVTLLVGDQEFDSPKTLAAFALGLLLFVFTLILNFIALRVVRRYREHYE; encoded by the coding sequence ATGATCTATTCCTTTCTCCTCCCCAGTATTTTCAGCCTCTCGGTGGCCGCCTATTTCATTGGCAGTCGACGCGCCCGCACCATTGCCGGGCGTTGCGGCGGCCTGCGGGAAATGCACTCGCTGCCCACTCACTACGGTGTTTTCGCCGCCCTGTGCTGCGCCCTGCCGGCCTTGGTCCTTTTTGCCGTCTGGCTGGGCCTTGAGGAGAGGGTCGTCACTTCACTGGTGACCGCCGAGCTACCGGCCGAATTGAGCCGTTTGCCCGCCAACGAACTGTCCCTGATCATCAACGAGGTAAAGAACATCGCCTTCGGCGGCTTTACCGCCACAAGCGCCAACCCGGCGATCGAACGAGCCGCCGAGGCCTATGCCGCTCACCTGGCCGGGGCCCGCTACAGCGTTGCCATGGTGATCATCGCCACCGCCATCATTCCCGGCTGCTTCGCCCTGCGGCAGATCAGCATGGACCTTCGGGCGCGAAACCTGGTGGAGGGCATTGTCAAAGTTGTCCTCTTTGCCTGTTCGGTGGTGGCGGTACTTACTACTATCGGCATTGTCCTCTCCGTCCTCTTTGAGGCCCTGCGCTTCTTTCAGGCGATATCGCCCACCGACTTTCTCTTTGGCCGGCAATGGAGTCCGCAGATCGCCATGCGCGCCGACCAGGCCGGTTCGTCCGGGGCCTTTGGCGCCGTGCCGGTCTTTACCGGAACCATCCTCATCGCCCTGATCGCTATGCTGGTAGCCATCCCCCTTGGTCTTCTTTCGGCAATTTACCTCTCGGAATACGCCAGCCCACGACTGCGCAACTGGGCCAAACCGGCCCTGGAGATACTGGCCGGCATCCCCACCGTCGTCTACGGCTTTTTTGCCGCCCTGACCGTTGCGCCGCTGATCCGCGACATCGGCACCAGTCTCGGCCTGACCGTCTCCTCGGAAAGCGCCCTGGCGGCCGGGCTGATTATGGGGATCATGATCATTCCCTTTGTCTCGTCCCTTTCCGACGACGTTATCCACGCGGTGCCGCAATCGCTGCGTGACGGCTCGCTGGCCCTTGGTGCCACCCATTTCGAGACGATCAGGCACGTTGTCGTCCCCGCCGCCCTGCCGGGTATCGTCGGCAGCATCCTCCTCGCCGTCTCACGAGCGGTGGGCGAGACGATGATCGTGGTCATGGCCGCCGGCCTTTCCGCCAATCTCTCCTTTAACCCGCTGACCGCGGTGACCACGGTGACCGTGCAGATCGTCACCCTCCTGGTTGGCGACCAGGAGTTCGACAGCCCCAAGACCCTGGCTGCCTTCGCCCTTGGTTTGTTGCTCTTTGTCTTTACCCTTATCCTCAACTTCATCGCCCTGCGGGTCGTCCGCCGCTACCGCGAACACTATGAATAA
- the phoU gene encoding phosphate signaling complex protein PhoU: MEQYYTFHHELTKLNKKLLTMSTMVEERIRRAAGVIESKDREIIQDIIRSDYEVDDLEIEIEEDCLKILALHQPVAKDLRFLIAVIKINSEMERIANIAVSIAKRVQNISKLKHAGAESYDFSRMSDKAVHMLKKSIDALVKGDAALARSLFLDDDEVDAMKDRCYEDVKTRIKNDPQHPGFHINTFLLGRHLERIADRAVNIAEEVIYLVEGNITRAK; encoded by the coding sequence ATGGAACAATACTACACCTTCCACCACGAGCTCACCAAGCTCAACAAAAAATTATTAACGATGAGCACCATGGTGGAAGAGCGGATCCGCAGGGCGGCTGGGGTCATTGAGAGCAAGGACCGCGAGATCATTCAAGACATCATCCGTTCCGACTACGAGGTGGACGATCTGGAGATCGAGATCGAAGAGGATTGCTTGAAGATCCTCGCCCTGCACCAGCCGGTTGCCAAGGACCTGCGTTTTTTGATCGCCGTCATCAAGATCAACAGCGAGATGGAGAGAATCGCTAATATCGCCGTCAGCATCGCCAAGCGGGTGCAGAACATCTCGAAACTGAAGCACGCCGGCGCGGAGTCCTATGATTTTTCCCGGATGAGCGACAAAGCTGTGCATATGCTGAAGAAAAGTATCGATGCCCTGGTGAAAGGCGACGCGGCCCTAGCCAGGTCCTTGTTTCTTGACGACGACGAGGTCGATGCCATGAAGGACCGCTGCTACGAGGACGTCAAGACGAGAATCAAAAACGATCCCCAGCATCCTGGCTTCCATATCAACACCTTTCTCCTCGGCCGCCACCTCGAACGCATCGCCGACCGGGCGGTGAACATCGCCGAGGAGGTCATCTACCTTGTCGAGGGCAACATTACCCGGGCCAAATAG
- a CDS encoding response regulator transcription factor, with product MAKINVLVVEDEAEIQQLVSYNLIKAGLNVTCADSGEEALEKLRAEKIDCVLLDLMLPKMSGMDVCAAMRRGEGNSYRGIPIIMLTAKGEEEDIVAGLECGADDYITKPFSPKVLIARVKAVVKRLAADRRESDEPGERRTLIVVDGLEIDKGRHEVRLHGDEVLLTTTEFGILSLLAEKTGWVFTRQQIIDHVRGYDFLITPRAVDVQIFGLRKKLGEYGKMIETVRGIGYRYRSSLEEREGA from the coding sequence ATGGCAAAAATAAACGTACTAGTGGTTGAGGATGAGGCGGAGATTCAGCAGCTGGTCAGCTACAATCTGATCAAGGCCGGTCTCAATGTCACCTGCGCCGATTCTGGCGAAGAGGCCCTGGAGAAGCTGCGGGCGGAGAAGATCGACTGCGTGCTCCTCGATCTGATGTTGCCGAAAATGAGCGGCATGGATGTCTGTGCCGCCATGCGCCGCGGCGAGGGCAACAGCTATCGCGGCATCCCCATCATCATGCTCACCGCCAAGGGCGAGGAAGAGGACATTGTCGCCGGGCTCGAGTGCGGCGCTGACGACTATATAACCAAGCCGTTCAGCCCCAAGGTGCTCATTGCCAGGGTCAAGGCGGTGGTGAAGCGGCTCGCCGCCGACCGCCGCGAATCCGACGAGCCGGGGGAACGCCGGACCCTCATTGTCGTCGATGGCCTGGAAATCGATAAAGGCCGGCATGAGGTGCGGCTGCACGGCGACGAGGTGCTGCTGACCACCACCGAATTCGGTATCCTTTCCCTGCTGGCCGAGAAGACCGGCTGGGTCTTTACCCGCCAGCAGATCATCGACCACGTGCGCGGTTACGATTTTCTCATCACCCCGCGGGCGGTGGATGTGCAGATCTTTGGATTGCGCAAGAAGCTCGGCGAATACGGCAAAATGATCGAAACCGTTCGCGGTATCGGCTATCGCTACCGGTCAAGTCTGGAGGAAAGGGAAGGCGCATGA
- a CDS encoding ATP-binding protein, translating to MISPKKILWQIFPANVLTILLVVITVSWYDVTSLQEFFLQDTEADLQSRAQLIGVKVKEYLQDGRNQELREYCVQAGRSSGTRITVIDPQGRVVADSNEDPATMENHGQRAEIAKALAGSVGTSRRFSRTLKENLLYVAIPLTGIGAGPSAKGTAGGNVDAVLRTSVSVTALDVTLAGIKVRVIVGSLAVLLIAGVATLLISRNISRPLEQMTNSAERFAAGDFSQRMLPMVKKTASLEVLTLAASMDRMAELLDEKIEAIVTQRNQLETVFSSMVEAVIAIDSEERVISINSAAAELFGVDRKSAPGKILQQIVRNVQLQQHISRTLATRQSVVEEIVLLGEDGDRFLQTNVVTLGNGAGENVGVLVVMNDVTKIRRLENVRRDFVANVSHELRTPITSIRGYVETLLDGAVDIREDAVRFLEIVLHQSERLATIIDDLLALSKIEEEARRGAIALVAGPLRSVFDAAAETCQLQADQAGVMVVIDCPEEIVVDMNATLLEQAVVNLLVNAITYSRRGDRVEIEATVVQSGEAEKVRITVRDQGIGIAREHLPRLFERFYRSDKARSRAQGGSGLGLAIVKHIAEAHQGSVEVKSVEGKGSEFTLVVSGNLAS from the coding sequence ATGATCTCACCGAAAAAAATACTCTGGCAGATCTTTCCCGCCAATGTCCTGACCATTCTCCTGGTGGTTATCACCGTCAGCTGGTACGACGTGACCTCTCTGCAGGAATTCTTCCTTCAGGATACAGAAGCGGATTTGCAGTCCAGGGCCCAGTTGATCGGCGTCAAGGTCAAGGAATATCTCCAGGACGGACGCAATCAGGAACTGCGGGAATATTGCGTCCAGGCCGGCCGGAGTTCCGGGACGCGGATTACTGTTATTGATCCCCAGGGCAGGGTCGTTGCCGATTCCAACGAAGATCCGGCAACCATGGAAAATCATGGTCAGCGGGCCGAGATTGCCAAGGCTCTGGCGGGAAGTGTCGGCACCTCCAGGCGCTTTAGCAGGACCTTGAAGGAGAATCTTCTCTACGTAGCCATACCGCTGACCGGCATCGGGGCAGGCCCTTCTGCCAAGGGTACGGCCGGCGGGAATGTCGATGCGGTACTCAGGACCTCTGTCTCGGTCACTGCCCTCGATGTCACCCTGGCGGGCATCAAGGTGCGGGTCATAGTCGGGTCACTGGCTGTGCTGCTTATCGCCGGGGTGGCGACGCTCCTTATCTCCCGCAACATCAGCAGGCCACTCGAACAGATGACCAACAGCGCCGAGCGTTTTGCTGCCGGTGATTTCAGCCAGCGGATGCTGCCCATGGTCAAAAAGACCGCCTCCCTGGAGGTGCTCACCCTGGCCGCTTCCATGGACCGTATGGCCGAACTGCTCGACGAGAAGATCGAGGCAATCGTAACCCAGCGCAATCAGCTGGAGACGGTTTTTTCCAGCATGGTCGAGGCGGTGATCGCCATCGACAGTGAGGAACGAGTCATCAGCATCAACTCCGCCGCCGCCGAACTGTTCGGCGTCGACAGGAAGTCCGCTCCCGGCAAGATCCTCCAGCAGATCGTCCGCAATGTCCAGCTGCAGCAGCATATCAGCCGGACCCTGGCGACCCGGCAGTCTGTGGTTGAGGAAATCGTTCTTCTCGGCGAAGACGGTGACCGGTTTTTGCAGACCAACGTCGTCACCCTCGGCAACGGCGCCGGGGAAAATGTCGGGGTCCTGGTCGTTATGAACGATGTCACCAAGATCCGGCGGCTGGAAAACGTTCGCCGCGACTTTGTCGCCAACGTCTCCCATGAGCTGCGGACGCCGATCACCTCCATTCGCGGCTACGTCGAGACCCTTCTCGATGGCGCCGTCGATATCCGCGAGGATGCGGTGCGATTTCTGGAGATCGTCCTGCACCAGTCGGAGCGACTGGCGACGATCATCGATGATCTGCTGGCGCTCTCGAAGATAGAGGAGGAGGCAAGGCGCGGGGCGATCGCCCTGGTGGCCGGACCGCTCCGCTCGGTCTTTGATGCGGCGGCGGAAACCTGTCAGCTTCAGGCCGATCAGGCCGGGGTGATGGTGGTCATTGATTGCCCGGAGGAGATCGTGGTGGACATGAACGCCACCCTTCTCGAACAGGCGGTGGTCAATCTCCTGGTCAATGCCATCACCTACAGCAGGCGCGGCGACCGGGTAGAAATTGAGGCAACGGTTGTACAGAGCGGGGAGGCTGAGAAGGTGCGCATTACCGTCCGCGACCAGGGAATAGGTATTGCCAGAGAACACCTGCCACGGCTCTTCGAACGCTTTTACCGCAGCGACAAGGCGAGGAGCCGGGCCCAGGGCGGTAGCGGCCTGGGCCTTGCCATCGTCAAGCATATTGCCGAGGCCCACCAGGGCTCGGTCGAAGTGAAAAGCGTTGAGGGTAAGGGCTCGGAATTCACCCTGGTGGTCAGCGGCAATTTGGCTTCCTGA
- a CDS encoding DNA-binding protein has product MAEKKWISEKEVEAMTGRKLQTLRNDRFHGRGFPYVKNGKSVRYLVDDVVAFMEARRISTSDDLQKQNVPL; this is encoded by the coding sequence ATGGCAGAAAAAAAATGGATTAGTGAAAAAGAAGTTGAGGCGATGACAGGACGGAAATTACAGACCCTACGGAACGATCGGTTTCATGGACGTGGTTTTCCTTACGTGAAAAATGGAAAATCAGTGAGATATTTGGTCGATGATGTTGTGGCATTCATGGAAGCGAGGCGGATTTCTACCTCAGATGACCTGCAGAAACAAAATGTGCCACTTTAA
- a CDS encoding DNA repair protein has translation MILFIQNEQGQYTPATSKMIIKEGRCRTRAALKKGTDYIGSTEDAKEAISTLLIKKQHEVFGCLFLDCNHRIIKWTELFFGTIDSTVVHPREVVKEALRLNAASVILAHNHPSGSSSPTRQDIEITRMLKNILLAVDVLVLDHIIVGDDVTSLSDKGQC, from the coding sequence ATGATATTGTTTATCCAGAACGAACAGGGACAATATACCCCTGCAACGTCAAAAATGATCATCAAAGAAGGTCGTTGTCGCACCCGTGCTGCTTTGAAAAAGGGAACTGATTATATTGGATCGACAGAAGATGCAAAGGAGGCGATCTCCACCCTTCTCATAAAAAAACAGCATGAGGTCTTTGGTTGTCTGTTTTTAGACTGTAACCATAGGATTATTAAATGGACAGAATTGTTTTTTGGTACTATCGATTCTACAGTTGTTCACCCTCGCGAAGTGGTCAAAGAAGCTCTACGTCTAAATGCCGCCTCGGTTATTTTGGCCCACAACCATCCTTCAGGGAGTAGTAGTCCAACACGACAAGACATTGAGATCACTCGCATGTTAAAAAACATATTGTTGGCTGTAGATGTTCTGGTGCTGGATCACATAATTGTAGGAGATGACGTGACATCTCTTAGCGACAAAGGACAGTGTTAA